Proteins encoded in a region of the Oenanthe melanoleuca isolate GR-GAL-2019-014 chromosome 27, OMel1.0, whole genome shotgun sequence genome:
- the DAD1 gene encoding dolichyl-diphosphooligosaccharide--protein glycosyltransferase subunit DAD1 → MRGAGAAMAGSVRAVARRFLSEYGGGTAGRLKALDAFLLYVLLTGALQFGYCLGVGTFPFNSFLSGFISAVGSFILGVCLRIQINPQNKGEFQGISPERAFADFLFANTILHLVVINFVG, encoded by the exons ATGCGCGGTGCGGGCGCGGCCATGGCGGGCTCGGTGCGGGCGGTGGCGCGGCGCTTCCTGTCCGAGTACGGCGGCGGCACCGCCGGCCGCCTCAAGGCGCTGGACGCCTTCCTGCTCTACGTGCTGCTCACCGGCGCGCTGCAGTTCGGATACTGCCTCGGCGTCGGCACCTTCCCCTTCAACTCCTTCCTCAGCGGCTTCATCTCCGCCGTCGGCAGCTTCATCCTGGGCG tttgcCTGCGGATCCAGATCAACCCCCAGAACAAGGGCGAGTTCCAGGGCATTTCCCCAGAGCGGGCGTTCGCTGATTTCCTCTTTGCCAACACCATCCTCCACCTCGTGGTCATCAATTTCgtgggctga
- the LOC130264121 gene encoding olfactory receptor 49-like, with protein MNHTTVVEFVLLGLANSRHLEITVFLFLGIAYVLILLGNISVISITLMNNFLQTPMYYFLRNFALLEITFTSTFLPSTLYSLLTERKTISLPGCFLQMLFFYCLGTCTLFHMAVMSLDRYVAICHPLHYTTIMSSRFCLQLILSCWALSFFLMFPPTIMTVQLPFCGPNVMNHFYCDASLLLQLSCTDTGFIEELMFIILIIILPGTLAVTAVSYGCIIVTVLHIPSSAGRRKAFSTCSAHLIVVTVFYSTCIYRYIRPAQRGGQDSDKILSLFFSVLTQTLNPYIYSLRNRQVKQALKERILKFSGSLRQM; from the coding sequence ATGAACCACACAACTGTAGTGGAATTTGTCCTCTTGGGACTGGCCAACAGCCGCCACCTGGAGATCACCGTCTTTCTGTTTCTTGGCATTGCCTATGTCTTGATCCTGCTTGGAAACATTTCTGTCATCAGCATCACGCTTATGAATAACTTCCTGCAGACCCCCATGTACTACTTCCTCAGGAATTTTGCCCTTTTGGAAATCACCTTCACCTCCACATTCCTCCCCAGCACCCTGTACAGCCTGCTGACAGAGAGGAAGACGATTTCCCTGCCTGGTTGTTTCCTTCAGATGCTGTTTTTCTACTGCCTGGGGACCTGCACGCTTTTCCACATGGCAGTGATGTCCCTGGACCGCTATGTTGCCATCTGTCACCCTTTGCATTACACAACTATCATGAGCAGCAGATTCTGCCTGCAGCtcatcctgagctgctgggcactgagTTTTTTCTTGATGTTTCCTCCCACCATTATGACCGTGCAGTTGCCATTCTGTGGTCCCAATGTCATGAATCACTTTTACTGTGATGCTTCCCTGTTGTTGCAGCtgtcctgcacagacacaggctTCATCGAAGAGCTGATgttcatcatcctcatcatcatcctccccGGCACCCTGGCAGTAACTGCAGTTTCTTATGGCTGCATTATTGTCACTGTCTTGCATATACCATCATCTGCAGGTAGGAGGAAGGCATTTTCCACCTGCTCAGCTCACCTGATAGTGGTGACAGTGTTTTACAGCACCTGCATTTACAGGTACATCCGCCCAGCACAGCGAGGTGGGCAGGACTCTGAcaaaattctttctttattcttctctGTACTGACTCAGACACTTAACCCATACATCTACTCTCTCAGGAACAGGCAAGTCAAGCAAGCTTTAAAGGAGAGAATTCTGAAGTTTTCTGGCTCCCTGAGGCAGATGTGA
- the LOC130264110 gene encoding mast cell protease 1A-like → MLLLLLISSAFLLPWAGAGRIIGGKEVKRHSRPYMAYLHIQFLSQSGIQSCRCGGFLIHQDTVLSAAHCVAGKKIVRITVILGAHNIRLQEWSQQRIPVARWVIHPYYSSVGHINDILLLKLKTKAKINMNVQRILISRSYEYVRAGTKCSVAGWGWTSWAGHSSDVMMEVEQEVQDEEPCEQLFRNYKSLSMMCVGDEKSRKAPYNGDSGGPLVCNQKAYGIVSYGLQDNLFPKVFTRISYFEPWIRRQLMRFALQELPGSPSSD, encoded by the exons atgctgcttctccttctgaTCTCAAGTGCttttctcctgccctgggctggggctg GAAGGATCATTGGTGGGAAGGAAGTTAAACGCCACTCCAGACCCTACATGGCGTATTTACATATACAATTTTTAAGCCAGTCTGGTATACAGAGTTGTCGCTGTGGAGGGTTCCTGATTCATCAAGACAcagtgctctcagcagctcacTGTGTGGCTGGAAAAAA GATAGTGAGGATCACTGTGATTCTGGGAGCCCACAACATCAGGCTCCAAGAATGGAGCCAGCAGAGGATCCCTGTTGCACGCTGGGTCATCCATCCTTACTATTCCAGTGTTGGCCACATAAATGACATTTTGCTGCTGAAG CTGAAGACAAAGGCCAAGATCAATATGAATGTGCAACGTATCTTAATATCCAGGAGCTATGAATATGTGAGAGCAGGAACTAAATGCAGTgtggctggctggggctggacGTCttgggcagggcacagcagtgatGTGATGATGGAGGTGGAACAGGAGGTGCAAGATGAGGAACCATGTGAGCAGCTATTCCGTAACTACAAGAGTCTGTCCATGATGTGTGTTGGGGATGAGAAGAGCAGAAAGGCACCTTACAAT GGTGATTCTGGTGGCCCATTAGTCTGCAATCAAAAGGCTTATGGCATTGTTTCTTATGGACTTCAAGACAACCTCTTCCCTAAGGTATTCACCAGAATCTCGTATTTTGAGCCCTGGATTCGTAGGCAACTGATGAGGTTTGCACTCCAAGAGCTGCCTGGCTCTCCATCCTCTGACTAA